Proteins from a single region of Geothrix sp. PMB-07:
- a CDS encoding IgA Peptidase M64, producing MLRPLLLSLATLACLAAPPRTLRVDYGHTGNAGSEHFGIDRLVLEPLPWPGDLAKAVDRSNLGKYCFEVMDKTTGKLLFSRGFASIYGEWETTDEAKSLSRSFHESLRFPQPDAPVRIQVKKRDAQNAFKTCWTFELDPKDPLIEQAPAPDAGGLITLQKSGDPADKVDFLILGDGYTAAERGKFEQQARKVMELLFQQSPFKEHRKDFNVWALCPPSKESGISRPSTGTHKRTPLGTTYDAFGSERYVLTFDNRVWRDIAAQAPYEFVEILTNSETYGGGGIHNLYSTASAGNSTIGYLFVHEFGHHFAGLADEYYTSDVAVTNDAAKPEPWEPNVTVNPKQPKWGSLLSPGVPLPTPWKKDEFEAHSHEYQKERRAIRANNRPESEMDALFAKEKVYEMNLLGKDAHAGQVGAFEGANYEAKGYFRSQEDCLMFTRDDVGFCAACRAAIERVIGQYSK from the coding sequence ATGCTCCGTCCCCTCCTGCTCTCCCTGGCCACCCTGGCCTGCCTGGCGGCACCGCCCCGCACCCTGCGGGTGGACTATGGCCACACGGGCAACGCGGGGTCTGAGCACTTCGGCATCGACCGTCTGGTGCTGGAGCCCCTGCCCTGGCCCGGGGACCTCGCCAAGGCCGTGGATCGCAGCAACCTCGGGAAATACTGCTTCGAAGTGATGGACAAGACCACGGGAAAGCTGCTCTTTTCCCGGGGCTTCGCCAGCATCTACGGGGAGTGGGAAACCACCGACGAGGCCAAGAGCCTGAGCCGCAGTTTCCATGAATCCCTGCGCTTCCCCCAACCCGATGCACCGGTTCGCATCCAGGTGAAGAAGCGCGACGCCCAGAATGCCTTCAAGACCTGCTGGACCTTTGAGCTCGATCCCAAGGATCCCCTCATCGAACAGGCTCCGGCTCCCGACGCCGGTGGCCTCATCACGCTGCAGAAGAGCGGCGACCCTGCGGACAAGGTGGACTTCCTCATCCTGGGCGATGGCTACACGGCCGCGGAGCGCGGCAAATTCGAGCAGCAGGCCCGCAAGGTCATGGAACTGCTCTTCCAGCAGTCGCCCTTCAAGGAGCACCGGAAGGATTTCAACGTGTGGGCCCTCTGCCCACCCTCGAAGGAAAGCGGCATCTCTCGGCCTTCCACGGGCACCCACAAGCGCACGCCCCTGGGCACCACCTATGACGCCTTTGGCAGCGAGCGCTACGTGCTTACCTTCGACAACCGCGTCTGGCGCGACATCGCCGCCCAGGCGCCCTATGAGTTCGTGGAGATTCTCACCAATTCCGAAACCTACGGCGGTGGCGGTATCCACAACCTCTACAGCACGGCCTCCGCAGGCAACAGCACCATCGGCTACCTGTTCGTCCACGAGTTCGGCCATCACTTCGCGGGCCTGGCGGACGAATACTACACGTCTGATGTGGCTGTCACCAACGATGCCGCCAAGCCCGAGCCCTGGGAACCCAACGTCACCGTGAATCCCAAGCAGCCCAAGTGGGGCAGCCTGCTGAGCCCCGGCGTGCCCCTGCCCACCCCCTGGAAGAAGGATGAATTCGAGGCCCACAGCCACGAGTACCAGAAGGAGCGCCGCGCCATCCGTGCCAACAACCGGCCTGAATCCGAAATGGACGCCCTCTTCGCCAAGGAGAAGGTCTACGAGATGAACCTGCTGGGCAAGGATGCCCACGCCGGCCAGGTGGGAGCCTTCGAGGGCGCCAACTACGAGGCCAAGGGCTACTTCCGCAGCCAGGAAGACTGCCTCATGTTCACCCGCGATGACGTGGGCTTCTGCGCCGCCTGCCGGGCCGCCATCGAGCGGGTGATTGGCCAGTATTCGAAATAG
- a CDS encoding YhbY family RNA-binding protein, with translation MLTSRQRQYLKAQAHKLKPVMHVGKGGVTPAQAAELDVMVDSLELVKVKINPNSFEDEDTAARALCAAVPDLQHVWTIGHTMLFFRPSRTHEPRYSLPS, from the coding sequence ATGCTTACCTCTCGACAGCGCCAGTACCTCAAGGCCCAGGCCCACAAACTCAAACCCGTCATGCACGTGGGGAAGGGCGGGGTGACCCCGGCCCAGGCCGCTGAATTGGACGTGATGGTGGACAGCCTCGAGCTTGTGAAGGTCAAGATCAATCCCAACAGTTTCGAGGATGAAGACACGGCTGCCCGGGCCCTTTGCGCCGCGGTGCCGGACCTTCAGCATGTCTGGACCATCGGCCACACCATGCTCTTCTTCCGCCCCAGCCGCACTCACGAGCCGCGGTACTCCCTCCCCTCGTAA
- a CDS encoding FHA domain-containing protein, whose amino-acid sequence MPYLSWPEGSQLMWHAVHTACQIGRDPLACAVARPSEARLSRAHAAIDRIGAIWWVRDLESANGTFLNGVPLLGHQGNALQDGDVLEMGDWRLTFTEGFPGLDGTTFAERVGDLFHEVRPEPAQAMVLIRGIELMQRSTEKLLAQVDPDAMVKGLLDESLRLLNSDRGFLVLKQKDGSWRTVHRVGNVQEGIGLSRSVLDYVAVELTAVLSNRPLADPRFGGLSLVELHRGSLLCTPIVDEGEIHGALYLDREAEGRPFSRFDLAILQAFVRLGSMALRQAMLNRRALSQAEQQGELLRLRTESQREADRHGELLAAMATHLRRVSSWAEQLPDATGEAIRSQLDHSLALLEHGSRDESADTTPVAGHPLPMASLQEDLVRRWDSLLRLRKARFEIAEAPAASVWLAGGPLVVALAGLVEPMLMQLTDGAIATGRWDQERGFRVLRMSLPSGLHGPIPDAWTQRVLQDAGVRWRWSDQALDLLLPEGPDAMPEEPARPLLGLVSEELNLLGLFQTVAEAGNLWLNPLEQEPPPPPLPKFRFLVIDAKGTRDLEGCIRAYRHHPSFATTPILVVRCNEDETPKLIEAGATDWLAEGFRWEALHHRLQVLRGHTELQQRALAAERLDSFRQMAGTLKHEINNPLAIISMQVEMLQRKYPEEVKLGKIGEMVDRIRALVQVLQKMRETPTEGYADGSSILKLG is encoded by the coding sequence ATGCCCTACCTGTCCTGGCCGGAGGGGAGTCAGTTGATGTGGCATGCCGTTCACACGGCATGTCAGATTGGCCGTGATCCCTTGGCCTGCGCGGTGGCCCGCCCCAGCGAGGCCCGCCTGTCACGAGCGCACGCGGCCATTGATCGCATCGGCGCCATCTGGTGGGTGCGCGATCTGGAATCTGCCAACGGCACCTTCCTCAATGGTGTGCCCCTCCTCGGGCATCAGGGCAATGCCTTGCAGGATGGCGATGTGCTGGAGATGGGCGATTGGCGTCTGACCTTCACGGAAGGTTTTCCGGGCCTGGATGGCACCACCTTCGCAGAGCGGGTGGGCGACCTCTTCCACGAGGTGCGCCCCGAACCGGCCCAGGCCATGGTGCTGATCCGCGGCATCGAACTCATGCAGCGTTCCACCGAGAAGCTGCTGGCCCAGGTGGATCCCGATGCCATGGTGAAGGGGTTGCTGGATGAATCCCTGCGGCTGCTGAACAGCGACCGCGGCTTCCTGGTGCTGAAACAGAAGGATGGCAGCTGGCGCACGGTGCATCGGGTGGGCAATGTTCAGGAAGGCATCGGTCTGTCCCGCTCCGTGCTGGATTATGTGGCGGTGGAACTCACGGCGGTGCTGTCCAACCGGCCCCTGGCAGATCCCCGCTTCGGCGGTCTCAGCCTGGTGGAACTCCATCGGGGGTCGCTGCTCTGCACCCCCATCGTGGATGAAGGGGAGATCCACGGCGCGCTCTACTTGGACCGGGAGGCCGAAGGGCGGCCCTTCAGCCGCTTCGACCTGGCCATCCTCCAGGCCTTCGTTCGGCTGGGTTCCATGGCCTTGCGGCAGGCGATGTTGAACCGTCGGGCCCTCAGCCAGGCGGAGCAGCAGGGCGAGCTGCTGAGGCTACGCACCGAATCCCAGCGGGAGGCCGACCGGCATGGCGAGCTGCTCGCGGCCATGGCCACCCACCTGCGCCGGGTCAGCAGCTGGGCCGAGCAGCTTCCCGATGCCACGGGGGAGGCCATTCGCAGCCAGCTGGACCATTCCCTGGCGCTGCTGGAACATGGGAGCCGCGATGAAAGCGCGGACACCACCCCCGTGGCGGGACATCCCCTGCCCATGGCCTCGCTGCAGGAGGATCTGGTCCGTCGCTGGGATTCGCTGCTGCGCTTGCGGAAGGCCCGGTTCGAGATCGCCGAGGCGCCAGCCGCCTCCGTGTGGCTGGCGGGTGGGCCCCTGGTGGTGGCCCTGGCCGGTCTGGTGGAGCCCATGCTCATGCAGCTGACCGATGGCGCCATCGCCACGGGTCGCTGGGATCAAGAGCGGGGCTTCCGGGTGCTGCGCATGAGCCTGCCCAGCGGCCTCCATGGCCCCATCCCCGATGCCTGGACCCAGCGCGTGCTGCAGGACGCCGGGGTGCGATGGCGCTGGTCCGACCAGGCCCTCGATCTGCTGTTGCCAGAAGGACCAGACGCCATGCCGGAAGAGCCCGCTCGGCCTCTGTTGGGCCTGGTCAGCGAGGAACTGAACCTGCTCGGCCTCTTTCAAACGGTGGCCGAGGCAGGCAACCTTTGGCTGAACCCCCTGGAGCAGGAGCCGCCTCCGCCCCCCCTGCCGAAATTCCGGTTTCTGGTCATCGATGCCAAGGGTACGCGAGATCTGGAAGGGTGCATCCGCGCCTACCGGCATCACCCCTCCTTCGCCACCACCCCCATTCTGGTGGTGCGCTGCAACGAGGATGAAACCCCCAAGCTCATCGAGGCCGGTGCCACCGATTGGCTGGCGGAGGGTTTCCGCTGGGAAGCGCTGCATCATCGCCTGCAGGTGCTGCGCGGCCACACCGAGCTGCAGCAGCGGGCTCTGGCGGCCGAGCGCCTGGATTCCTTCCGGCAGATGGCGGGCACCCTCAAGCATGAGATCAACAACCCGCTGGCCATCATTTCGATGCAGGTGGAGATGCTGCAGCGGAAGTACCCGGAGGAGGTCAAGCTGGGCAAGATCGGCGAGATGGTGGATCGCATCCGGGCCCTGGTGCAGGTGCTGCAGAAGATGCGGGAGACCCCCACCGAAGGCTACGCGGACGGGTCGAGCATCCTGAAGCTGGGCTAA